One region of Oryza sativa Japonica Group chromosome 5, ASM3414082v1 genomic DNA includes:
- the LOC4337877 gene encoding Golgi apparatus membrane protein-like protein ECHIDNA isoform X2 encodes MDRPQVVTENYANPVTCLFHVLFKAGALVFYILFSLFVKSFVIIFVITVFLAALDFWVVKNVSGRILVGMRWWNEIDDEGNSVWKFECLDGEALARMNKKDSWLFWWTLYLTAAAWIILGIFSLIRLEADYLLVVGVCLTLSLANIVGFTRCNKDAKKNIRGYFEGHAQNAITSRITSTLQSAFGVI; translated from the exons ATGGATCGACCCCAG GTAGTTACCGAGAACTATGCCAATCCTGTGACGTGCCTCTTTCATGTGCTCTTCAAG GCTGGGGCGCTGGTGTTCTACATCTTGTTTTCGCTCTTCGTGAAGAGCTTCGTCATCATATTCGTCATCACCGTGTTCCTGGCGGCGCTCGACTTCTGGGTGGTGAAGAATGTGAGTGGCAGGATATTGGTCGGGATGCGGTGGTGGAATGAGATCGACGACGAGGGCAACAGCGTGTGGAAGTTTGAGTGCCTCGATGGGGAG GCTCTTGCTCGGATGAACAAAAAGGACTCGTGGCTGTTCTGGTGGACTCTTTACTTGACT GCTGCTGCATGGATCATTCTTGGGATATTTTCACTTATCAGACTTGAAGCTGACTACCTTCTTGTTGTTGGAGTTTGCTTGACTCTAAGCCTTGCAAACATTGTTGGGTTCACCAGATGCAACAAAG ATGCCAAGAAGAATATCCGGGGTTACTTTGAAGGTCATGCTCAAAATGCGATCACATCCCGCATCACATCCACCCTGCAATCAGCATTTGGAGTAATCTAA
- the LOC4337877 gene encoding Golgi apparatus membrane protein-like protein ECHIDNA isoform X1 yields MGVLSARIQVVTENYANPVTCLFHVLFKAGALVFYILFSLFVKSFVIIFVITVFLAALDFWVVKNVSGRILVGMRWWNEIDDEGNSVWKFECLDGEALARMNKKDSWLFWWTLYLTAAAWIILGIFSLIRLEADYLLVVGVCLTLSLANIVGFTRCNKDAKKNIRGYFEGHAQNAITSRITSTLQSAFGVI; encoded by the exons ATGGGGGTTCTCTCCGCTCGGATCCAG GTAGTTACCGAGAACTATGCCAATCCTGTGACGTGCCTCTTTCATGTGCTCTTCAAG GCTGGGGCGCTGGTGTTCTACATCTTGTTTTCGCTCTTCGTGAAGAGCTTCGTCATCATATTCGTCATCACCGTGTTCCTGGCGGCGCTCGACTTCTGGGTGGTGAAGAATGTGAGTGGCAGGATATTGGTCGGGATGCGGTGGTGGAATGAGATCGACGACGAGGGCAACAGCGTGTGGAAGTTTGAGTGCCTCGATGGGGAG GCTCTTGCTCGGATGAACAAAAAGGACTCGTGGCTGTTCTGGTGGACTCTTTACTTGACT GCTGCTGCATGGATCATTCTTGGGATATTTTCACTTATCAGACTTGAAGCTGACTACCTTCTTGTTGTTGGAGTTTGCTTGACTCTAAGCCTTGCAAACATTGTTGGGTTCACCAGATGCAACAAAG ATGCCAAGAAGAATATCCGGGGTTACTTTGAAGGTCATGCTCAAAATGCGATCACATCCCGCATCACATCCACCCTGCAATCAGCATTTGGAGTAATCTAA
- the LOC4337878 gene encoding GDSL esterase/lipase At1g09390 has product MAMASPTNGGGGGGNKVISLRLQYYCVLAAVVVAVMVLSLAFVSPSAMGAAVRQNLGSVVAATAAAGEGADASAAAAGAGVAATTAAEEEREQAAAAGVVLFNFGDSNSDTGGVAAAGGIRIMPPEGRTYFHHPTGRLSDGRVIIDFICESLNTRELNPYLKSIGSDYSNGVNFAMAGSTVSHGVSPYSLNVQVDQFVYFKHRSLELFERGQKGPVSKEGFENALYMMDIGHNDVAGVMHTPSDNWDKKFSKIVSEIKDAIRILYDNGARKFWIHGTGALGCLPALVVQEKGEHDAHGCLANYNKAARQFNKKLSHLCDEMRLQLKNATVVYTDMFAIKYDFVANHTKYGIKWPLMVCCGNGGPPYNFKPGKFGCDDLCEPGSKVLSWDGVHFTDFGSGLAAKLAMSGEYSKPKVKLASLVNAGSNKSSDS; this is encoded by the exons ATGGCCATGGCGAGCCCCAccaacggcggaggcggaggcgggaaCAAGGTGATCAGCCTGCGCCTGCAGTACTACTGCGTgctcgcggcggtggtggtggcggtcaTGGTGCTCTCGCTCGCGTTCGTCTCGCCGTCCGCCATGGGCGCCGCCGTCAGGCAGAACCTcggctccgtcgtcgccgccaccgccgccgccggagagggagcggacgcctccgccgccgccgccggagccggagtgGCGGCTACAacggccgcggaggaggagcgtgagcaggcggcggcggccggggtggtGCTGTTCAACTTCGGCGACTCCAACTCCGAcaccggcggcgtggcggcggcgggggggatCCGGATCATGCCGCCGGAGGGCCGCACCTACTTCCACCACcccaccggccgcctctccgACGGCCGCGTCATCATCGACTTCATCT GTGAGAGCTTGAATACACGTGAACTGAACCCATACCTGAAGTCAATTGGTTCAGACTACAGCAATGGTGTCAACTTCGCTATGGCTGGCTCAACAGTATCACACGGCGTCTCTCCCTATTCCTTGAATGTCCAAGTCGACCAGTTTGTGTACTTCAAGCACAGATCCCTGGAGCTCTTCGAACGAG GGCAGAAAGGGCCAGTGAGCAAGGAGGGCTTCGAGAACGCTCTATACATGATGGACATCGGCCACAACGATGTGGCTGGTGTGATGCACACTCCATCTGATAACTGGGACAAAAAATTCAGCAAGATCGTCAGTGAGATCAAAGACGCGATTCGG ATTCTGTACGACAACGGCGCGAGGAAGTTCTGGATACATGGCACCGGCGCCCTTGGCTGCCTACCTGCACTGGTGGTGCAGGAGAAGGGTGAGCACGACGCCCATGGCTGCCTGGCGAATTACAACAAGGCTGCACGGCAGTTCAACAAGAAGCTGAGCCACCTCTGCGACGAAATGCGGTTGCAGCTGAAGAACGCCACCGTCGTGTACACCGACATGTTTGCCATCAAGTACGACTTCGTCGCCAACCACACCAAATATG GGATCAAGTGGCCGTTGATGGTGTGCTGCGGCAACGGTGGGCCTCCATACAACTTCAAGCCAGGGAAATTTGGCTGCGATGATCTCTGCGAGCCAGGATCAAAGGTGCTAAGCTGGGATGGTGTGCACTTCACTGATTTTGGCAGTGGCCTCGCGGCTAAGCTCGCGATGAGTGGTGAGTACTCCAAGCCCAAAGTGAAGCTGGCAAGCTTGGTCAATGCTGGCTCCAATAAATCATCCGATTCTTGA